Proteins encoded within one genomic window of Prochlorococcus marinus str. MIT 9515:
- the murJ gene encoding murein biosynthesis integral membrane protein MurJ, with the protein MNSYLKNNIVSISFATSLSKAAGCIRQIFIAAAFGVGTTYDAFNYAYIIPGFLLILIGGINGPLHNAVVAVITPLNKRDGAIVLTKVSIKLTFLFFLLGIIIFFNSDFFINFIGPNLSIESKSIASYQLKLLTPCIPLSAFIGLSFGALNSRNKFFLSSISPAFTSLTTILFITISWIINSQNTTSNNFFYTGLLASATLTGTCIQFVIQLWEINKIGLLRFKLGVQSVNSEEKRILKLIAPASISSGLGQINVFIDMFFASSFQGAASGLAYGNFLIQAPLGILSNVLILPLLPKFSRFQSNQEIRALEKSLISGIEYCFLTTLFLTGFFITFNNQIVQFVFQRGAFNSEAVSLVKNILIAYAVGIPFYLYRDLLVRTYYSIEKPKLPFQLSLGGIILNVFFDWFLLGAPIHNFGNLLPYNFGVIGIILSSGLVNLIICIFLSANFNVYKIKISIPILLKRIFLISLACLITSTTCYAIIKDFDELNSNILSLIILIIGFLAFSIIYFSITRLLGVNKLKLPIKM; encoded by the coding sequence ATGAATTCATATTTAAAAAACAATATAGTATCAATTTCCTTTGCCACATCCCTAAGTAAAGCTGCGGGTTGTATTAGACAAATATTTATAGCTGCGGCCTTTGGGGTTGGAACAACATATGATGCGTTCAATTATGCTTACATAATTCCTGGGTTTTTACTTATTCTTATTGGAGGTATTAACGGTCCATTACATAATGCTGTTGTAGCCGTAATAACCCCTCTTAATAAGCGCGATGGGGCTATTGTTCTAACAAAAGTAAGTATTAAATTAACTTTTTTATTTTTTTTATTAGGAATAATTATATTTTTTAATTCCGATTTTTTTATAAATTTTATAGGTCCAAATTTAAGTATCGAATCCAAATCAATTGCAAGTTACCAACTAAAATTACTAACTCCTTGCATCCCTTTATCAGCTTTTATAGGTTTAAGTTTTGGAGCTCTCAATTCAAGAAATAAATTTTTCTTATCCAGTATAAGTCCAGCTTTTACAAGTCTTACAACAATTTTATTTATTACAATCAGTTGGATTATAAATTCTCAAAATACAACTTCCAATAATTTTTTTTATACAGGATTACTAGCTTCAGCAACCTTGACAGGTACTTGCATTCAATTCGTTATACAACTCTGGGAAATAAATAAGATCGGCTTATTAAGATTTAAATTAGGAGTCCAATCAGTTAACAGTGAAGAGAAAAGAATCTTAAAATTGATCGCGCCTGCATCAATTTCATCAGGTTTAGGACAAATAAATGTTTTTATCGATATGTTTTTCGCTTCAAGTTTTCAAGGAGCTGCATCAGGTTTAGCCTACGGTAACTTTCTTATACAAGCGCCACTTGGAATCTTATCAAACGTTTTAATTTTGCCACTACTCCCAAAGTTTTCAAGATTCCAGAGTAATCAAGAAATTAGAGCTCTAGAAAAAAGTTTAATCTCAGGAATAGAATACTGTTTTTTAACAACTCTTTTTTTAACGGGTTTTTTCATCACATTTAATAATCAGATAGTGCAGTTTGTTTTTCAAAGAGGTGCTTTTAATTCTGAGGCAGTTTCTTTAGTAAAAAATATTTTAATTGCCTATGCTGTTGGAATTCCGTTTTATCTTTACAGAGATTTATTGGTAAGAACTTACTACTCTATTGAGAAACCCAAGTTACCCTTTCAATTATCTTTAGGAGGAATAATACTGAATGTTTTTTTTGATTGGTTTTTACTTGGAGCTCCAATACATAATTTTGGAAATTTATTACCTTATAATTTTGGTGTAATTGGGATAATCCTTTCTTCAGGACTAGTTAATTTAATTATTTGTATTTTTCTTTCTGCAAATTTTAATGTTTATAAAATCAAAATATCTATACCTATTTTATTAAAGAGGATTTTTCTTATTTCATTAGCTTGCTTAATTACCAGCACAACTTGCTACGCCATAATCAAAGATTTCGATGAATTAAACTCGAACATTTTGAGTTTAATAATATTAATTATTGGATTTTTAGCTTTTTCGATAATTTATTTTTCGATAACCAGATTATTAGGGGTTAATAAATTAAAACTACCAATTAAAATGTGA
- the sfsA gene encoding DNA/RNA nuclease SfsA: MDDRIINFEPLIEGVLIKRYKRFLSDIKLDNGEIVTAHCANTGPMKGLLNEGAKVRISYSSSPKRKLSWTWEQVEVTGINNEKVWVGINTLFANKLIKTVIEKNLLKDKLGDIATIQSEVVYGQDKKSRIDFLLTPKISNPDNRKIFIEVKNTTWKKNKIALFPDTETKRGQKHLIELKGVMPESKSVLVPCITRKDVDFFGPGDEADPIYGDLFRDSIDAGMLLIPCCFEFHKDHITWKGFKPLKLDG; encoded by the coding sequence ATGGATGATCGGATCATTAATTTTGAACCATTAATTGAAGGTGTTTTAATTAAAAGATACAAAAGATTTCTTTCAGATATTAAGCTTGATAATGGTGAGATTGTTACAGCCCATTGCGCTAATACAGGTCCAATGAAAGGGCTTTTAAATGAAGGAGCCAAAGTGCGAATTAGCTATTCTTCCTCTCCTAAAAGAAAGCTATCTTGGACTTGGGAACAAGTAGAAGTAACAGGAATCAATAATGAAAAGGTTTGGGTTGGAATAAATACATTATTTGCAAACAAATTAATTAAAACAGTTATTGAAAAAAACTTACTAAAAGATAAGCTTGGTGATATTGCTACAATCCAATCAGAAGTGGTTTATGGGCAAGATAAAAAAAGTAGAATAGATTTTCTTTTGACTCCAAAAATTTCAAATCCAGATAATCGTAAAATTTTTATTGAGGTTAAAAATACTACCTGGAAAAAAAATAAAATAGCTCTTTTCCCTGATACAGAAACAAAAAGGGGACAAAAACATTTAATAGAATTAAAGGGTGTAATGCCTGAAAGTAAAAGTGTTTTAGTTCCTTGTATTACTAGAAAAGATGTAGATTTTTTTGGTCCAGGGGATGAAGCAGATCCTATTTATGGAGATCTTTTTAGGGATTCAATCGATGCAGGAATGCTTTTAATCCCATGTTGTTTTGAATTTCATAAAGACCACATAACTTGGAAAGGATTTAAACCCTTGAAATTAGATGGCTAA
- a CDS encoding ammonium transporter: MTNALQTPHRRSSSKLQDASLVNGPMLLLRSIRGFSSNRSMLWLATVPLSLFGLGIFNLSAHAADLPELNAAFLANNLWLLIATILVIFMNAGFAMVEAGMCRSKNAVNILTKNLFVFALAVTSYWFIGYSLMYGGSIADGWLYFGGLFFDPTVTADMVTDAGLVPTVDFLFQSAFAGTAATIVSGLVAERVKFGEFVVFAIVLTAFIYPIAGSWKWNGGWLDSLGFVDFAGSSIVHSVGAWAGLVGAMLLGPRIGKFRDGKPQAMPGHNMAIATLGALVLWIGWYGFNPGSQLAMDQWVPYVAVTTTLAAAAGAIGATIVSTLTSGKPDLTMIINGILAGLVSITAGCGDMTLAGAWFAGLVGGIIVVFSVAAVDAAEIDDPVGAFSVHGVCGVWGTLVIGLWGTAVQADGAGLGLFNGGGIKLLLVQALGAAAYAIWTLVTCWIAWSVIGGIFGGIRVSEEEETQGLDIGEHGMEAYPDFASAK, translated from the coding sequence ATGACCAATGCTTTGCAAACGCCTCATAGGCGCTCGAGTTCCAAGCTACAAGATGCGAGTCTTGTTAATGGACCCATGCTCCTTTTGAGAAGTATTCGTGGATTCAGTTCAAACCGTTCAATGTTATGGCTTGCAACTGTTCCTCTCTCTTTGTTTGGTTTAGGTATTTTTAATCTTTCAGCTCATGCAGCTGATTTGCCCGAGCTAAATGCAGCTTTTCTTGCTAACAATTTATGGCTTTTGATCGCTACCATTTTAGTGATCTTTATGAATGCTGGCTTCGCTATGGTTGAAGCAGGTATGTGTCGGTCTAAAAACGCCGTTAACATTCTTACTAAAAATCTTTTTGTATTTGCTTTGGCTGTAACCTCTTATTGGTTTATTGGTTATTCACTAATGTACGGGGGAAGTATTGCTGACGGATGGCTTTATTTTGGAGGCCTATTTTTTGATCCAACAGTTACTGCGGATATGGTTACTGATGCTGGATTAGTTCCAACAGTCGATTTCTTATTCCAGTCTGCTTTTGCAGGTACTGCAGCAACTATCGTTTCTGGTCTTGTTGCTGAAAGAGTTAAATTTGGTGAGTTTGTTGTTTTTGCGATTGTTTTAACAGCATTTATTTATCCAATTGCTGGTAGTTGGAAATGGAATGGAGGTTGGCTTGACTCTCTTGGTTTCGTTGACTTTGCTGGTTCTTCAATTGTTCATTCAGTTGGAGCATGGGCAGGTTTGGTAGGAGCTATGCTTCTCGGGCCAAGAATTGGTAAATTTAGAGATGGAAAGCCTCAAGCTATGCCAGGACACAATATGGCTATTGCCACATTGGGTGCTTTGGTTCTATGGATAGGTTGGTATGGATTTAATCCGGGTTCTCAACTTGCTATGGATCAATGGGTCCCATATGTTGCTGTAACAACAACTCTTGCAGCTGCAGCCGGTGCGATAGGAGCAACTATTGTGTCCACTTTAACTTCAGGAAAGCCTGATCTTACAATGATCATTAATGGTATTCTTGCGGGTCTGGTAAGTATTACTGCAGGTTGTGGTGATATGACTCTTGCAGGTGCTTGGTTCGCTGGGCTAGTCGGAGGCATTATCGTTGTATTCTCTGTTGCAGCTGTTGATGCAGCCGAAATTGATGATCCTGTTGGAGCATTCTCTGTTCATGGTGTATGTGGTGTATGGGGTACCCTCGTTATTGGTCTTTGGGGAACTGCAGTTCAAGCAGATGGAGCAGGTTTGGGTTTGTTCAATGGTGGTGGAATTAAACTACTTCTTGTTCAAGCTTTAGGTGCAGCAGCTTATGCTATCTGGACATTAGTTACTTGCTGGATCGCTTGGTCTGTTATCGGAGGTATATTCGGTGGAATTCGAGTATCTGAAGAAGAAGAGACTCAAGGTTTAGATATTGGAGAGCATGGGATGGAAGCATATCCAGACTTTGCCTCTGCAAAATAA
- a CDS encoding 4-hydroxy-3-methylbut-2-enyl diphosphate reductase, with protein sequence MDTQAIKHSVQHSGRYNRKGFESPTQRAKALGESYQSDLIASIRENNFSFEKGRLKIKLAKSFGFCWGVERAVAMAYETRRHYPNEDIWMTNEIIHNPSVNNHLSRMNVKIISAKNGIKDFSSVSTGDVVILPAFGATVQEMQLLHEKKCQIIDTTCPWVSKVWHTVEKHKKHTFTSIIHGKYKHEETLATRSFAGNYLVVFDLDEAEYVSNYIQGHGDKNKFMNKFAKACSDGFDPDVHLERIGVANQTTMLKSETEEIGKFFEKTMLMKYGPANINDHFLAFNTICDATEERQDAMFSLVNEDLDILVVIGGFNSSNTTHLQEIAISNNIESFHIDISDRISVENNSICHKPLESELILKKNFIPDGKIKVGITSGASTPDKIVADVIEKLIAITQ encoded by the coding sequence ATGGATACTCAAGCGATAAAACACTCAGTACAACATTCGGGAAGATATAACCGCAAAGGTTTTGAATCCCCTACTCAACGTGCTAAGGCTTTAGGAGAATCATATCAAAGTGATTTAATTGCATCAATAAGAGAAAATAATTTTAGTTTTGAAAAAGGTAGGTTAAAGATAAAACTTGCTAAATCCTTTGGTTTTTGTTGGGGAGTTGAGAGAGCAGTTGCAATGGCCTATGAAACGAGAAGACATTATCCTAATGAGGATATTTGGATGACGAATGAAATTATTCATAATCCATCAGTTAATAATCATCTCAGCAGAATGAATGTAAAAATAATTTCTGCAAAAAATGGGATAAAAGACTTTTCCTCAGTCTCAACTGGGGATGTTGTAATTCTTCCTGCATTTGGAGCAACAGTTCAAGAGATGCAATTACTTCATGAAAAAAAATGTCAGATAATTGATACTACTTGTCCTTGGGTTTCTAAAGTTTGGCATACTGTTGAGAAGCATAAAAAACACACTTTTACTTCTATAATCCACGGGAAATATAAACACGAAGAAACTCTTGCGACTAGATCCTTTGCAGGAAATTATTTAGTTGTTTTTGATTTAGATGAAGCTGAATATGTATCTAACTATATTCAAGGACATGGTGATAAAAATAAATTCATGAATAAGTTTGCAAAAGCTTGTTCAGATGGATTTGATCCAGATGTTCATCTTGAGAGAATAGGAGTTGCCAATCAAACAACAATGCTAAAAAGTGAAACAGAGGAAATTGGTAAATTTTTTGAAAAAACCATGTTAATGAAATATGGCCCAGCAAATATAAATGATCATTTTTTAGCTTTTAATACTATTTGTGATGCTACAGAAGAAAGGCAAGATGCGATGTTTTCTTTAGTTAATGAAGACTTGGATATACTTGTAGTCATAGGAGGTTTTAACTCCTCGAATACGACTCATTTGCAAGAAATCGCAATAAGTAATAATATCGAATCTTTTCATATTGATATTTCAGATAGGATTTCTGTTGAGAATAACTCTATTTGTCATAAACCTCTCGAATCTGAATTGATTTTGAAAAAGAATTTTATTCCAGACGGTAAAATTAAGGTAGGAATTACCTCGGGAGCTTCTACTCCTGACAAGATAGTTGCTGATGTTATTGAAAAATTAATTGCTATTACTCAATAA
- a CDS encoding DoxX family protein has product MEDTTQSNQEKTAKMNASKAPQKVEVVVANPSSNSEVNILGELSIFILRIGFSVLMIHHGLEKLQDPQGFAEFVVGKYFPFLPGDPVIWTFGAAITQLICPLGLALGVFARLCSLGLFSTMAFAVYFHLLDTGLEGFPLAVVEGHNYAFELSFVYGIISLYFLCAGPGRLALLRKTNKITYYPKTN; this is encoded by the coding sequence ATGGAAGACACAACACAATCTAATCAAGAAAAAACAGCTAAAATGAATGCTTCAAAGGCCCCTCAAAAAGTTGAGGTCGTTGTTGCTAATCCTTCATCAAATTCTGAAGTAAATATCTTAGGGGAATTATCCATTTTTATTTTAAGGATCGGCTTTAGTGTATTGATGATTCATCACGGTTTAGAAAAACTTCAAGACCCTCAAGGATTTGCAGAATTTGTTGTAGGAAAATATTTTCCTTTTTTACCGGGTGATCCAGTAATTTGGACCTTTGGAGCTGCTATTACTCAATTAATATGTCCATTAGGTTTGGCTTTAGGAGTTTTTGCAAGACTTTGCTCACTTGGTCTATTTTCAACTATGGCATTCGCTGTTTATTTTCACCTATTAGATACAGGTTTAGAAGGATTTCCATTGGCAGTAGTTGAAGGTCATAATTATGCTTTTGAGCTTTCTTTTGTCTATGGAATTATTTCTCTTTATTTTTTATGTGCCGGGCCTGGAAGGTTGGCTTTACTTCGTAAGACTAATAAAATAACTTATTATCCAAAAACAAATTAA
- the purH gene encoding bifunctional phosphoribosylaminoimidazolecarboxamide formyltransferase/IMP cyclohydrolase, translated as MSPLALVSVSDKTNIIPFCKDLVEKFGYNILSSGGTAEYLTEAKVPVLKVADFTESPEILDGRVKTLHPKIHGGILAKRSNEEHQREILENKLELIDLVVVNLYPFKKKVEEQCPWEEAIENIDIGGPSMIRSAAKNHADVAVLVDPNQYQNYIEEIKKGPLSKDFKTKLAFEAFQHTASYDSAISNWISKEKDLRPSNFIESYPLIKQLRYGENPHQKALWYGLNNIGWNSAEQLQGKELSYNNILDLESALLTVLEFGYETKPNIKTESIAAVILKHNNPCGASISNSASSSFKNALKCDSVSAFGGIVAFNANVDKETALILKDIFLECVVAPSFDKEALEIFKTKKNLRVLKLTKEMLPKENQTCSKSIMGGILIQDSDNQENSEDSWISVTKKNPTEQEYLDLKFAWKICKHVKSNAIVVAKDQQTLGIGAGQMNRVGASKIALEAAKEIDSGGVLASDGFFPFADTVRLADKYGISSIIQPGGSIRDEESIKMCDSRGISMIFTHKRHFLH; from the coding sequence ATGTCACCATTAGCCCTAGTAAGTGTCTCTGATAAAACAAATATCATTCCATTTTGTAAGGATTTAGTTGAAAAATTTGGTTATAATATTTTATCCAGCGGAGGGACCGCTGAGTACTTGACAGAGGCAAAAGTTCCTGTTCTTAAAGTAGCAGATTTTACTGAATCTCCAGAGATTCTTGACGGGAGAGTTAAAACTTTACATCCAAAGATTCATGGAGGAATTCTTGCTAAAAGATCTAATGAAGAGCATCAAAGGGAAATATTAGAAAACAAACTAGAATTGATTGATTTGGTAGTTGTTAATTTGTATCCCTTTAAGAAAAAAGTGGAAGAGCAATGTCCTTGGGAAGAAGCAATTGAGAATATTGATATAGGAGGTCCATCTATGATACGCTCTGCAGCTAAAAATCATGCTGATGTTGCAGTTTTAGTAGATCCTAATCAATATCAAAATTATATTGAAGAGATCAAAAAAGGACCACTTAGCAAAGACTTTAAAACGAAATTAGCATTTGAGGCGTTTCAACATACCGCAAGTTATGACTCTGCAATATCAAATTGGATTAGTAAAGAAAAGGATTTAAGACCTTCGAATTTTATAGAATCATACCCGCTTATAAAGCAATTAAGGTATGGAGAAAATCCCCATCAAAAAGCATTATGGTATGGATTAAATAATATTGGATGGAATTCAGCAGAACAATTACAAGGCAAAGAGTTAAGCTATAACAACATACTCGATCTTGAATCAGCTCTATTAACTGTATTAGAATTTGGATATGAAACAAAGCCTAACATTAAGACCGAATCAATAGCTGCAGTTATTCTCAAACATAATAATCCTTGTGGGGCTTCGATTAGCAACTCAGCATCTAGTTCTTTTAAGAATGCGTTAAAGTGCGATTCAGTTAGTGCCTTTGGGGGCATAGTAGCATTTAATGCCAATGTTGATAAAGAAACTGCCCTTATTCTGAAAGACATTTTTTTAGAGTGCGTAGTAGCACCATCCTTTGATAAAGAAGCTTTAGAAATATTTAAAACCAAAAAGAATTTGAGAGTTTTAAAGTTAACAAAAGAAATGCTGCCTAAAGAAAACCAAACTTGTTCCAAATCAATTATGGGAGGAATACTCATACAAGATTCTGATAATCAGGAAAATTCAGAAGATTCTTGGATTTCAGTAACCAAAAAGAATCCAACTGAACAGGAATATTTAGATTTGAAATTTGCTTGGAAAATTTGTAAACATGTTAAGTCGAACGCTATTGTAGTTGCAAAAGATCAACAAACTCTTGGCATAGGAGCTGGGCAAATGAATAGAGTTGGGGCTTCAAAAATAGCTTTAGAAGCAGCTAAAGAAATTGATTCTGGAGGGGTTTTAGCAAGCGATGGTTTTTTCCCGTTCGCAGATACAGTGCGACTTGCAGATAAGTATGGAATAAGTTCTATTATTCAGCCGGGAGGTAGTATAAGAGATGAAGAAAGCATAAAAATGTGTGATTCAAGGGGTATTTCCATGATATTTACCCACAAAAGACACTTTTTACATTAA
- a CDS encoding alpha/beta hydrolase, whose translation MKYDINHEYVSISSQTAKHRIILIHGWGADAEDLLPIGQEIIEISNVDFEVLSLKAPSLHPNNVGRQWYGLYPPDWNKADDEVDQLLRSLRMLGTCNIPLEKTILLGFSQGGAMAIDVGCKLNVGLIVACSGYAHPNWEPNEKCPPILISHGLMDEVVPISASKYIYQKIKNVSHKFCELNEFDGYHQIDPNLIHSINLKIKELF comes from the coding sequence ATGAAATACGATATCAATCATGAATATGTTTCCATTAGCTCTCAAACAGCGAAGCACAGAATCATTTTGATTCATGGTTGGGGGGCTGATGCAGAGGACCTTTTGCCAATAGGACAAGAAATTATTGAAATATCTAATGTTGATTTTGAAGTCTTGTCTCTAAAAGCCCCTAGTTTGCATCCTAATAATGTTGGGAGGCAATGGTATGGTTTATATCCTCCTGATTGGAATAAGGCAGATGATGAAGTAGATCAGCTTCTTCGATCACTTAGGATGTTGGGTACTTGCAACATTCCACTCGAGAAAACAATTCTGTTGGGTTTTTCTCAAGGGGGAGCAATGGCAATAGATGTAGGTTGTAAGCTAAATGTAGGTTTGATTGTTGCTTGTAGTGGATATGCTCATCCTAATTGGGAGCCGAATGAAAAATGCCCTCCAATATTAATAAGTCATGGATTAATGGATGAAGTAGTACCAATATCAGCTTCAAAATATATTTATCAAAAAATTAAAAATGTATCCCATAAATTTTGTGAATTAAATGAATTTGATGGCTATCACCAAATTGATCCCAACTTAATTCATTCTATAAATTTAAAAATCAAAGAATTATTTTAA
- a CDS encoding DUF3155 domain-containing protein, protein MSKKRKRISRRRLAGQRVMAHVPIYHIETGKHKPVTAARRFIAENALSAPSVFNVRRNEHTTDRFFWGEKGLFSAQYAEENHFLFPSLKVVVEGIGEEKIFEGLELTADDWEEIEEYEYAFV, encoded by the coding sequence ATGTCTAAAAAAAGAAAGAGGATCAGTAGAAGGAGACTTGCGGGTCAAAGAGTTATGGCGCACGTCCCTATTTATCATATCGAAACAGGTAAACATAAACCAGTAACAGCTGCAAGAAGATTCATAGCAGAAAATGCGTTATCTGCTCCATCTGTTTTCAATGTTCGAAGAAATGAACATACCACTGATAGGTTCTTCTGGGGAGAAAAAGGATTATTTAGTGCACAATACGCAGAAGAAAATCATTTTTTATTTCCTTCACTTAAAGTTGTAGTTGAAGGTATAGGAGAAGAAAAAATATTTGAAGGTTTAGAACTTACTGCAGATGATTGGGAAGAAATTGAAGAATATGAATATGCCTTCGTTTAA
- a CDS encoding sensor histidine kinase — protein MKISQKFEDLTLKQLESFGCLMGVTQLVLYIASAKEGSKATFEMIAQWPKVDKLLVSIDDDPTLKVSSPNRRWYPLQEKEILLGVLRVETDLNNGNWPLILDSRLKALSISLAKCVSIEIERQNNNKEINVLKNQVDIVIHQLRNPLAAIRTYAKLLVKRLGSDLGSIEIVESMMVEQNQINQYVDSFEQLNKPIKLLLDIGEERLLLPPNLDNGKKISIQDLLLPILERGNANAKLENRAWIQPEIWPEWTLLAVKPRFMVISEIVANLLENAFKYANKDAEIGIFITKRGLCIFDDGKKITKNENEKIFQKGFRGAASKKKEGTGVGLFLARKLAKQIGGDLNIVDNSMKDNNEELNALKKKNIFYLELPIKELHL, from the coding sequence ATGAAGATTTCCCAAAAATTTGAAGATCTAACTTTAAAACAACTAGAGAGTTTTGGCTGCTTAATGGGCGTTACTCAACTAGTTTTATACATTGCTTCAGCCAAAGAAGGCTCTAAAGCAACATTTGAAATGATTGCTCAATGGCCAAAAGTTGATAAATTATTAGTATCAATAGATGATGATCCAACATTAAAAGTTTCATCACCTAACAGAAGGTGGTATCCCTTACAAGAAAAAGAAATTTTACTCGGCGTTCTTCGAGTTGAAACTGATTTAAACAATGGTAATTGGCCATTAATACTTGATTCTAGATTGAAAGCTCTCTCAATATCTTTGGCAAAATGCGTATCCATTGAAATAGAACGACAAAATAATAATAAAGAAATAAATGTTTTAAAAAATCAAGTTGACATTGTGATCCATCAGTTGAGAAATCCATTAGCTGCTATAAGAACATATGCAAAATTATTAGTTAAAAGACTTGGATCTGACCTCGGCTCTATAGAAATTGTTGAAAGTATGATGGTAGAGCAAAACCAAATTAACCAATATGTTGACTCTTTTGAACAATTAAATAAACCCATCAAACTTCTTTTAGATATTGGAGAAGAAAGGTTATTATTACCCCCTAATTTAGATAACGGAAAAAAAATAAGTATTCAAGATCTTCTTCTTCCAATTTTGGAAAGAGGAAATGCTAATGCAAAATTAGAAAATAGAGCTTGGATTCAACCTGAGATTTGGCCTGAATGGACTTTATTAGCTGTTAAACCAAGATTTATGGTGATTTCTGAGATTGTCGCTAATTTATTAGAAAATGCTTTTAAGTATGCTAATAAGGATGCAGAAATTGGAATCTTTATTACTAAAAGAGGACTTTGCATTTTTGATGATGGCAAAAAAATAACAAAAAATGAAAACGAGAAAATTTTTCAAAAAGGTTTTAGAGGCGCAGCTTCAAAGAAAAAAGAAGGAACTGGCGTAGGACTTTTTTTGGCGAGAAAATTAGCAAAACAAATTGGAGGAGATTTAAACATAGTAGATAATTCTATGAAAGATAATAATGAAGAATTAAATGCTCTTAAAAAGAAAAACATATTTTATTTAGAACTTCCTATAAAAGAACTGCATTTATAA
- a CDS encoding adenosylcobinamide-GDP ribazoletransferase, translating into MNNLAGAWIFYTTFPKLPFITPKFKNIAQFSPIIGFFIGLIQSLIYLILRNNSWSAYASVPICVASGYLITGGLHLDGLMDTFDGIFAGKNKCLKAMKDSQVGAFGVQSLFFITLMQIACLLKIQSQIISILPICLFWGRFSTLIFIDKFQYITLETKSIQHKKYWNGFKKESLVSLTFIFIFIFYFLFLDKSADFIIKQIFLLLIGFFISYAIPKFLGSKIGGFNGDACGASVVLVETTMLFINAVLL; encoded by the coding sequence ATTAATAATCTTGCAGGAGCTTGGATTTTTTATACTACTTTTCCAAAGTTGCCCTTTATTACTCCAAAATTTAAAAATATTGCTCAATTTTCCCCAATAATAGGATTTTTCATAGGGTTAATACAAAGTCTTATTTATCTGATTTTAAGAAACAATTCTTGGTCTGCTTATGCATCCGTTCCAATTTGTGTGGCTTCTGGGTATTTAATTACTGGGGGTCTTCATCTAGATGGCTTAATGGATACTTTTGATGGTATTTTTGCAGGCAAAAATAAATGTTTAAAAGCTATGAAAGATAGTCAAGTTGGTGCATTTGGAGTTCAATCATTATTTTTTATAACTTTAATGCAAATTGCATGTCTACTAAAAATTCAAAGCCAAATAATTTCAATATTACCTATTTGCCTATTTTGGGGAAGGTTTTCAACATTAATCTTTATAGATAAATTTCAATATATAACTCTTGAGACAAAGTCAATACAGCACAAAAAATACTGGAATGGTTTTAAAAAAGAATCTTTAGTTTCTTTAACTTTTATTTTTATTTTTATTTTTTATTTTTTATTTTTAGATAAATCAGCTGACTTTATAATTAAACAAATTTTTCTATTATTGATAGGATTTTTTATAAGTTATGCAATTCCCAAATTTTTAGGTAGTAAAATTGGTGGATTCAATGGAGATGCCTGCGGAGCAAGCGTGGTGCTTGTTGAAACAACAATGTTGTTTATAAATGCAGTTCTTTTATAG